From one uncultured Paludibacter sp. genomic stretch:
- a CDS encoding conserved membrane hypothetical protein (Evidence 4 : Unknown function but conserved in other organisms), whose translation MNTNQYFSFTRFIKLIKSDWLINYKKYILLFLTMLAIGYVFIYLNLPKRAYEGSSVFDANRYLNLLNISLFALIAFIGTSFPAFNSKKTARIYMLTPASTFEKYSAQFLGRIVITFILFLFAFWLDANLARLTVLGTIKENTPKIEAFSYSDLLRILKKDEFSHIFMPFLLLSTAMFFFAIRLFFNRNGILKTSLTFISFLFGIYLLFVLFSHIFYPETKGFDVHTSEYEVIRNLESGQILGIIIVSVSWIFLLVLGFFKLKEKEV comes from the coding sequence ATGAATACAAATCAATATTTTAGCTTCACAAGGTTTATAAAGTTGATAAAAAGCGATTGGCTGATAAATTACAAAAAATACATCTTATTATTTTTGACAATGTTGGCAATAGGATATGTATTTATTTATCTAAATCTTCCGAAACGCGCTTACGAAGGCAGTTCTGTTTTTGATGCAAACCGATATTTAAACCTATTAAACATCTCATTATTTGCATTAATTGCATTTATCGGCACTTCTTTTCCTGCGTTCAACAGTAAAAAAACAGCCCGTATATATATGCTTACGCCTGCAAGTACGTTCGAGAAATACAGCGCACAATTTTTAGGACGTATTGTGATAACATTTATTTTATTTCTGTTTGCATTTTGGTTAGATGCAAATTTAGCGCGTCTTACTGTTTTAGGCACAATAAAAGAAAACACGCCGAAAATTGAGGCATTTTCTTACTCCGATTTACTGCGCATATTAAAAAAAGACGAATTTTCACACATATTTATGCCTTTTTTATTGTTGTCCACAGCTATGTTTTTCTTTGCCATCCGATTATTTTTCAATAGAAATGGAATACTAAAAACATCTTTGACATTCATATCTTTCTTATTTGGTATTTATTTATTGTTTGTTTTGTTTTCACATATTTTTTATCCTGAAACAAAAGGATTTGATGTTCATACGTCGGAGTATGAAGTGATAAGGAATTTAGAAAGCGGACAAATATTAGGAATAATCATCGTTTCCGTTTCGTGGATATTTTTGTTGGTCTTAGGTTTCTTCAAATTAAAAGAAAAAGAGGTATGA
- the dnaC gene encoding Replicative DNA helicase, with amino-acid sequence MAEKRTYNKKETTPSPIPANEYGKLPPQALELEEDVLGAVMLEKDAYSMISDLLKPTYFYKTAHQKIFEAIVDLALHQNPIDMHTVTEQLRKKGTLEEVGGPYYITLLTSRVSSAAHLIYHSQIIVQKYLARELIRLSSDIQTKAFDEKMDVDDLMQEAEGKLFEITQQNLKKDVVQINSVIEEARNRMKDAANRQGSSGTPSGFKDLDKITSGWQRSDLIIIAARPAMGKTAFILSMAKNMAVDLNVPVAIFSLEMSNVQLVNRLLMNVCSLEGEKIKNGNLTPDEWEKFDKDVNLLLDAPIFVDDTPSLSIFELRSKARRLMKEHHIQCLIIDYLQLMNASGMTFGSREQEVSLISRSLKGLAKELDIPIIALSQLNRSVEGRSVSEGKRPQLSDLRESGAIEQDADMVCFIHRPEYYGIKVDPEGNSYEGIAEIIIAKHRNGAVGDVRLKFKNIFAKFLNIADDADPFYSQNFLTVKSKLSTDDMMVDPLSVSGSKEENIPDYLRNPPFENPKDGTPF; translated from the coding sequence ATGGCAGAAAAACGCACGTACAACAAGAAAGAAACTACTCCAAGTCCTATTCCGGCAAACGAATACGGAAAACTTCCACCACAAGCATTGGAACTGGAAGAAGATGTTTTAGGAGCAGTGATGCTCGAAAAAGACGCTTATTCGATGATTTCGGATTTGCTGAAACCCACTTATTTTTACAAAACAGCGCATCAAAAAATTTTTGAAGCCATTGTAGATTTGGCTCTGCATCAAAACCCTATTGATATGCACACGGTTACGGAACAATTGCGTAAAAAAGGGACTTTGGAAGAAGTTGGCGGTCCGTATTATATTACACTTTTAACTTCGCGAGTATCCTCGGCAGCACATTTAATTTACCATTCGCAAATTATTGTTCAGAAGTATTTGGCTCGTGAACTTATTCGTCTTTCGAGCGATATTCAGACCAAAGCGTTTGATGAAAAAATGGATGTGGACGATTTGATGCAAGAAGCGGAAGGAAAACTGTTTGAAATCACACAGCAAAACCTTAAAAAGGATGTTGTGCAGATAAATTCGGTGATTGAAGAAGCGCGTAATAGGATGAAAGATGCAGCCAATCGTCAAGGTTCAAGCGGAACTCCGTCCGGTTTCAAAGATTTGGATAAAATTACTTCCGGCTGGCAAAGATCGGATTTGATTATTATTGCAGCGCGTCCTGCTATGGGAAAAACAGCTTTCATCCTTTCTATGGCAAAAAATATGGCGGTAGATTTGAATGTTCCCGTTGCAATTTTTTCGCTCGAAATGTCGAATGTTCAGTTGGTAAATCGTTTGCTGATGAACGTGTGCAGTTTGGAAGGGGAAAAAATTAAGAATGGAAACCTTACACCAGACGAATGGGAAAAATTTGATAAAGATGTAAATTTATTGCTCGATGCGCCCATTTTTGTGGACGATACGCCGAGTTTATCCATTTTTGAACTACGAAGCAAAGCCCGCAGATTGATGAAAGAACATCATATTCAATGCTTGATTATAGATTATTTACAATTGATGAACGCGAGCGGAATGACCTTTGGAAGCCGCGAACAGGAAGTAAGTTTAATTTCACGCTCACTAAAAGGATTGGCGAAGGAATTGGATATTCCCATCATTGCTTTGTCGCAGTTAAATCGTAGTGTGGAAGGACGTTCCGTTTCAGAAGGAAAACGTCCGCAATTATCGGATTTACGTGAATCGGGTGCAATTGAGCAGGATGCGGATATGGTTTGCTTTATTCACCGTCCGGAATATTACGGAATAAAAGTAGATCCCGAAGGAAATTCGTACGAAGGAATTGCAGAAATTATTATCGCAAAACATCGTAATGGCGCCGTTGGTGATGTACGTTTGAAATTCAAAAATATTTTTGCAAAATTCTTGAATATAGCGGACGATGCGGATCCGTTCTACTCACAAAATTTCCTTACCGTAAAATCAAAGTTATCTACTGATGATATGATGGTTGATCCGCTTTCGGTTAGCGGTTCGAAGGAAGAAAATATTCCGGATTATTTACGAAATCCGCCGTTTGAAAATCCAAAAGACGGAACGCCGTTTTAA
- a CDS encoding ABC transporter related protein, with amino-acid sequence MIEIKNLSFHYQKKSPLFDNLSLDMENGRIVGLLGKNGAGKSTLLNLMAGLIASKGGSILVNQQTPFQRNPMFLKDIYLVPEEFSFPSVTIETYVKAYSIFYPHFDHQKLDKILIEFELKYDNNLNKLSHGQRKKFLIAFALASNCSTLLLDEPTNGLDIPSKSQFRKILVGSVTEEQLVIISTHQVKDIDTVIDTVIVLDNGKVVFKENTDEILQKFHFETVPSLQNVKEVFYSEQCPSGYKIIQPAGKNESSVIDLEMFFNAVISKSF; translated from the coding sequence ATGATTGAAATTAAAAATTTATCATTTCATTATCAAAAGAAATCGCCGTTGTTCGATAATCTTTCATTAGATATGGAAAACGGACGCATTGTAGGATTACTTGGTAAAAACGGAGCGGGAAAATCCACCCTTTTAAATTTGATGGCGGGACTTATTGCATCCAAAGGAGGAAGTATTTTGGTAAATCAACAAACGCCTTTTCAGAGGAATCCGATGTTTTTAAAAGACATTTATCTGGTTCCCGAAGAATTTTCTTTCCCAAGCGTTACTATTGAGACGTATGTAAAAGCATACAGTATATTTTATCCTCATTTCGATCATCAAAAATTAGATAAAATTCTGATTGAGTTTGAGTTGAAATATGATAACAATCTGAATAAACTTTCACATGGGCAACGAAAAAAATTCCTGATTGCGTTTGCCTTGGCAAGTAATTGTTCCACGCTCCTACTCGATGAGCCAACAAATGGTTTGGATATTCCTTCTAAAAGCCAATTCCGTAAAATTCTCGTTGGTTCGGTTACCGAAGAGCAACTCGTAATTATCTCCACACATCAAGTGAAAGACATTGACACCGTGATTGATACCGTAATTGTGCTGGACAATGGAAAAGTTGTTTTCAAAGAAAATACAGACGAAATCTTACAGAAATTCCATTTTGAAACCGTTCCTTCCTTGCAAAATGTGAAAGAAGTATTTTACAGCGAACAATGTCCTTCGGGATATAAAATTATTCAACCGGCAGGAAAAAACGAAAGTTCTGTAATAGACTTGGAGATGTTTTTCAATGCAGTCATTAGTAAGTCCTTTTAA
- a CDS encoding hypothetical protein (Evidence 5 : Unknown function), which produces MKKSNIILILLASFIIASILIFYINGKTHEGKIEMNAKNNFKVVNIADFTTLVANDGSDIHFIKSDTAKLKIELDDKKSLSKQLFEVKNDTLYVYKGARMFAYGNNLKSVVSKKAYWIGIHAYNTDSLKMNLQDGEVYINYGEGSTSTYKYIEIQSKDSAKIRITGNVSVEKMVLNTNSTNIQLYNGSFQTIVGMLENHSKLQCMSVMNTINNLQIKKDSTSRMGY; this is translated from the coding sequence ATGAAAAAAAGTAATATAATCCTTATCCTTTTGGCATCATTTATTATTGCTTCCATATTGATATTTTACATTAATGGTAAAACACATGAAGGAAAAATCGAAATGAATGCTAAAAATAATTTCAAAGTGGTCAACATTGCTGATTTCACTACGCTGGTTGCTAATGATGGCAGCGACATTCACTTCATTAAAAGTGATACCGCTAAACTAAAAATAGAATTGGATGATAAAAAATCCCTGTCAAAACAATTATTTGAAGTAAAAAATGATACGCTCTACGTATATAAAGGAGCGAGGATGTTCGCTTATGGAAATAACTTAAAATCTGTAGTTTCCAAAAAAGCATATTGGATTGGAATACACGCGTACAACACAGATTCGTTAAAAATGAACTTGCAAGATGGCGAGGTGTATATAAATTATGGAGAAGGAAGTACCTCAACATACAAATACATTGAAATACAATCTAAAGATAGTGCTAAAATCAGGATTACAGGGAATGTTTCAGTAGAAAAAATGGTTTTGAACACAAATAGTACAAACATACAACTTTATAATGGCAGTTTTCAAACCATTGTAGGAATGCTCGAAAATCATTCCAAACTACAATGTATGTCCGTTATGAATACTATTAATAATTTACAAATAAAAAAAGATTCTACAAGCAGAATGGGATATTAA
- the xapB gene encoding Xanthosine permease — protein sequence MNLKLRLIIMNFLQFFVWGAWMMTLAHYGFVEKQWNGAEFGLVFSTMGFASLIMPTLFGIIADKWKANYVFAILHLLFGVTMCFLPLIEAPIPFFWVLLVAMCFYMPTIGLNNSIGFNVLKNEGKDPITYFPPIRVWGTIGFIAAMWITNIFTKEWGLGQSIKVSFIISAVFAFILSLFSFIFLPVVKKSEEKSAEVKKTLVQKLGLEAFILFKEKKMALFFIFSLMLGGALQLTNAYGDGFLQDATVFPKGELINNFSTIILSISQISETLFILAIPFFMKKFGIKKVMLFSMIAWVLRFGLFGIAENSVIGFTLIIASCIIYGMAFDFFNISGALFVEKNTDSSIQSSAQGVFMLMTNGIGAVLGNIIAGLVIAKWFEDPVTHVKNWQGIWFTFSAYALVVAVLFMILFQYKHNPEEIGEVKH from the coding sequence ATGAATTTGAAACTTAGATTGATCATCATGAATTTTCTCCAATTTTTTGTATGGGGAGCTTGGATGATGACCCTTGCCCATTACGGGTTTGTTGAAAAACAATGGAACGGAGCTGAATTTGGCTTGGTATTTTCTACTATGGGTTTTGCATCGCTAATAATGCCTACACTTTTTGGTATTATTGCTGACAAATGGAAAGCCAATTATGTATTTGCCATACTACATTTGCTTTTTGGCGTAACTATGTGTTTTCTGCCTCTTATTGAAGCTCCAATTCCTTTTTTCTGGGTTCTGTTAGTGGCGATGTGTTTTTATATGCCTACAATAGGATTAAATAACTCCATTGGTTTTAACGTGTTGAAAAATGAAGGAAAAGACCCTATAACATATTTCCCTCCTATTCGCGTTTGGGGAACTATCGGGTTTATCGCCGCAATGTGGATTACCAATATATTTACAAAAGAATGGGGCTTGGGACAAAGCATAAAAGTTTCTTTTATAATCTCGGCTGTCTTTGCCTTTATTTTATCGTTATTTTCTTTTATTTTTCTGCCTGTTGTTAAAAAGAGCGAAGAGAAATCTGCTGAAGTCAAAAAAACTTTAGTTCAAAAATTAGGATTGGAAGCATTTATTTTATTTAAAGAAAAGAAAATGGCTCTTTTCTTTATTTTCAGTTTAATGCTTGGCGGAGCGCTGCAATTGACTAATGCTTATGGCGACGGTTTTTTACAAGATGCCACCGTTTTTCCCAAAGGCGAACTCATTAATAATTTTTCTACCATTATTCTCTCTATATCGCAAATTTCAGAAACCTTATTCATTCTCGCTATTCCTTTCTTTATGAAAAAATTCGGAATCAAGAAAGTAATGCTTTTCAGTATGATAGCTTGGGTTTTGCGTTTCGGATTATTTGGAATAGCAGAAAACAGCGTCATCGGTTTTACATTGATTATTGCTTCTTGCATTATTTACGGTATGGCTTTCGATTTTTTCAATATCTCAGGGGCTTTATTTGTAGAAAAAAATACCGATTCAAGTATACAATCGTCGGCACAAGGAGTTTTTATGCTAATGACCAATGGTATTGGAGCAGTTCTTGGAAACATAATCGCCGGATTAGTTATTGCAAAATGGTTTGAAGATCCGGTAACGCATGTGAAAAACTGGCAGGGAATTTGGTTTACTTTCTCAGCTTATGCATTAGTAGTGGCTGTTCTATTTATGATTTTGTTCCAATACAAGCACAATCCTGAAGAAATTGGAGAGGTTAAACATTAA
- a CDS encoding conserved hypothetical protein (Evidence 4 : Unknown function but conserved in other organisms) codes for MRNIKILIIYALLVVICGFNQNSHKKTKIFDERFVGLWSGAEKDEQIKGVQKNWKITRLKDGIYTIDFITKYFDDENNFIYEDKSSETGNWWIIDSLYYEKSKLSKKPDIYTFEVVDENHILFKAKKLNTKSENTNYSFIDTRVQ; via the coding sequence ATGCGAAACATAAAAATTCTAATTATATACGCCTTATTAGTTGTTATTTGCGGATTTAATCAAAATAGCCATAAAAAAACCAAAATATTTGATGAAAGGTTTGTTGGATTATGGTCTGGTGCAGAAAAAGATGAACAAATAAAAGGAGTTCAAAAAAATTGGAAAATAACCAGATTAAAAGATGGGATATATACAATAGATTTTATAACTAAATATTTTGATGATGAAAACAATTTTATATATGAGGACAAATCATCTGAAACTGGTAACTGGTGGATTATAGATAGTCTTTATTATGAAAAATCAAAATTATCTAAAAAACCAGATATTTATACTTTTGAAGTTGTGGACGAAAATCATATTTTATTTAAAGCTAAAAAATTAAATACTAAATCTGAAAACACAAATTACAGTTTTATAGATACAAGAGTACAATAA
- the smpB gene encoding SsrA-binding protein encodes MYFCVKNYGRKMLKKSDITIKNKRATFDYEILDRFTAGIQLFGTEIKSIRDGKASLTETYCTFISDELWVKNMNISTYFFGTYNNHEPRRDRKLLLTKRELNKLVRATKETGNTIIPIKLFINEKGLAKLEIGLARGKKSYDKRQTLKEKDDKREMDRAFKR; translated from the coding sequence ATGTATTTTTGCGTGAAGAATTATGGAAGAAAAATGTTAAAAAAATCCGATATAACGATAAAAAATAAACGCGCTACGTTTGATTACGAAATTTTAGACCGTTTTACAGCAGGAATCCAACTTTTCGGTACGGAAATAAAATCTATTCGCGATGGAAAAGCAAGTTTAACGGAAACTTACTGTACGTTTATTAGCGATGAATTGTGGGTGAAAAATATGAATATTTCCACTTATTTTTTCGGCACATACAATAACCACGAACCGCGACGCGACCGTAAATTACTTCTCACCAAACGGGAATTAAATAAATTGGTGCGTGCAACCAAAGAGACGGGAAATACAATTATTCCGATTAAACTTTTTATTAATGAAAAGGGATTGGCTAAACTCGAAATAGGATTGGCTCGCGGTAAAAAATCGTATGATAAACGTCAAACGCTGAAAGAGAAAGACGATAAGCGTGAAATGGATAGAGCGTTTAAAAGATAA
- a CDS encoding Transcriptional regulator, GntR family, which yields MSIDFKATKGIFQQIADNISHRILEGKLPIGERVPSVRDLAEEFEVNRNTLLRTYSILEEGGIIINKRGIGFFVAENAVELIRQNEKKEFFNHDLPDFMRKVQLLKLTETDLSELTSIIKNNSNEKK from the coding sequence ATGAGTATAGATTTTAAAGCCACAAAGGGAATTTTTCAGCAAATAGCGGATAATATCTCCCACCGGATATTGGAAGGGAAACTTCCTATTGGAGAACGTGTGCCTTCTGTGAGGGACTTAGCTGAAGAATTTGAAGTAAATCGCAACACGCTGCTGCGAACTTACTCCATATTGGAAGAAGGCGGAATAATTATAAACAAACGCGGCATTGGCTTTTTTGTAGCCGAGAATGCTGTAGAACTTATCCGTCAAAATGAGAAAAAAGAATTTTTCAATCATGATTTACCGGATTTTATGCGAAAAGTACAGTTGCTAAAACTAACCGAAACCGATTTATCAGAATTAACGTCCATTATAAAAAATAACTCCAATGAAAAAAAGTAA
- a CDS encoding conserved hypothetical protein (Evidence 4 : Unknown function but conserved in other organisms), with translation MAEEIRIHISGMIYNQAIGGTYSLVLSEDEGLQRRFSVLIGESEAQSIALKLNNTLPPRPLSHDLMVSIVKMLNAKLVKVVIYNMKNDIFYSNIYLMQNNSVIVIDARTSDAVALAVRSDAPIYINSDILDVVGTVLDAETMKRTYPEKETEKNISLDNYSSSLLDVLTDEELQELLNLAINEERYEIAAEIRDEIEKRK, from the coding sequence ATGGCTGAAGAAATTCGTATACATATTAGCGGAATGATTTATAATCAAGCAATTGGAGGCACTTATTCTTTGGTTTTATCTGAAGATGAGGGTTTGCAACGCCGTTTTTCGGTACTTATAGGAGAATCCGAAGCGCAATCCATTGCACTCAAATTAAATAATACACTTCCACCTCGTCCGCTTTCACACGATTTAATGGTTTCGATAGTTAAAATGCTAAATGCAAAATTGGTAAAAGTAGTCATTTACAATATGAAAAACGATATTTTTTACTCCAATATCTATTTGATGCAAAATAATTCGGTTATTGTAATTGATGCGCGCACTTCTGATGCTGTTGCGCTTGCCGTAAGAAGCGATGCTCCTATTTACATAAATTCAGATATTTTGGATGTGGTAGGAACAGTGTTGGATGCTGAAACAATGAAAAGAACTTATCCTGAAAAGGAAACAGAGAAAAATATCAGTTTGGACAATTATTCTTCATCATTATTAGACGTTCTTACCGACGAGGAACTTCAAGAATTGTTGAATTTAGCTATTAATGAAGAAAGATATGAAATTGCCGCCGAAATTCGCGATGAAATTGAAAAACGAAAATAA
- a CDS encoding putative TonB-dependent receptor (Evidence 3 : Putative function from multiple computational evidences) — MIKKIALLVVILFTVGNFAQSQSKPNQVYVLKGSVVDSVSNQSVSFCTVSASRVKMPMVYLKRVAADVNGNFSMEFSKPDTLLLKFESVGMKSTVKTVALSEKTTDLGKIVLPPNDKILSEVTVTAAKPLVKVDLDKITYDMKSDPESQSSNVLDMLRKVPLVTIDADENIQVKGKSNFKIFMNGKATNMITNNPAQVLKSIPANTIKSVEVITEPGAKYESEGLSGIINIITESAMKGYTASVNAGVDVYGSLNGGVYFTTKIGKWGITTNLNTSQFRSPESFSDYIRLNKTDNSTLKQNSSFNNKGNFRNGNFSVSYEMDSLDLLTFSGSGWGGNNTSNGEMDSKNDNPLQIYHQNRRTSNLWGGYEAGFDYQRSFKKPDKLLTLSYKLSYSPSGVENESWLDTLQSVHYSSPRQKIKTDSYGDEHTFQIDYNEPFNKKHVMEVGLKYIIRDNHSLNTYQIYDEQQKKWKGMSDIIDDDFTHRQDILGSYGSYTFKAKKFSTRVGVRFEHTQSSIKYKIQTDRNFTPPSFNNLVPSINFNYKMTDMSNITLSYTQRLSRPDIWYLNPFVDNSNPYNIQVGNPKLDTEISNSFNLSYGYFNSKFNLNSSVYYSFTNNAIEEINQLKGDTIISTYENIGINRSTGLSTYFRWQVTPKMNMFFNGNTSYNYLDDGKGTKNDGVNYNGNFGGGYNFPKDWALNLYTGVFKRGVTLQGGGGFFAYYGLNITKSYMQKKLNISLRPGMFLQKYIKFSSYTETETYRADNTYRRLAPNIRLNISYRFGKMKEQIKTAKNTIKNDDVKSGGSNNNSGGTGNL; from the coding sequence ATGATAAAAAAAATCGCCTTGCTTGTAGTGATACTCTTCACTGTAGGAAATTTTGCGCAATCTCAATCTAAACCTAATCAAGTTTACGTATTAAAAGGGTCAGTCGTTGACTCCGTTTCAAATCAATCAGTTTCATTTTGTACTGTTTCCGCTTCCAGAGTAAAAATGCCGATGGTGTATCTAAAAAGAGTGGCAGCTGACGTTAATGGAAATTTTAGTATGGAATTTTCAAAACCCGACACACTTTTATTAAAATTTGAATCGGTTGGAATGAAATCAACAGTAAAAACCGTTGCTCTTTCCGAAAAAACAACTGATTTGGGAAAAATTGTACTTCCTCCAAACGATAAAATACTTTCGGAAGTGACGGTAACGGCTGCAAAACCTCTTGTAAAAGTAGATTTGGATAAAATTACCTACGATATGAAATCCGATCCCGAGTCGCAATCGTCAAACGTGTTGGATATGCTTCGCAAAGTACCTTTGGTAACTATCGATGCTGATGAAAATATTCAAGTGAAAGGGAAATCCAATTTCAAAATATTTATGAACGGTAAAGCGACCAACATGATTACCAACAATCCTGCGCAAGTATTGAAAAGCATTCCCGCCAATACCATCAAAAGCGTTGAAGTAATTACGGAACCCGGAGCAAAATATGAATCGGAAGGATTATCGGGAATCATTAACATTATTACCGAAAGTGCGATGAAAGGTTATACAGCATCGGTAAATGCGGGAGTAGATGTTTACGGTTCATTAAATGGCGGAGTTTATTTTACTACCAAAATAGGAAAATGGGGAATTACTACCAATCTTAACACATCTCAGTTTAGAAGTCCGGAGAGTTTTTCGGATTATATACGATTAAATAAAACAGATAATTCTACACTTAAACAAAATTCATCCTTTAACAATAAAGGAAATTTCAGGAACGGCAACTTCAGTGTAAGTTACGAAATGGATTCGCTTGATTTACTTACATTCAGCGGAAGCGGCTGGGGTGGAAATAACACATCAAACGGAGAAATGGACTCTAAAAACGATAATCCATTGCAGATTTATCATCAAAACCGTCGCACATCTAACCTTTGGGGTGGTTACGAAGCTGGATTTGATTATCAACGCTCGTTTAAGAAACCGGACAAACTTCTTACCTTATCATACAAGTTAAGCTATTCTCCAAGCGGAGTGGAAAACGAATCGTGGTTAGACACTTTACAATCTGTACATTATTCTTCTCCGCGTCAAAAAATCAAAACAGACTCTTATGGAGACGAACATACGTTTCAGATTGATTATAACGAGCCATTCAATAAAAAACACGTAATGGAAGTGGGTTTGAAATACATTATACGAGATAACCACAGTTTAAATACTTACCAAATATATGATGAACAGCAAAAAAAATGGAAGGGGATGAGCGATATAATTGACGATGATTTTACACACAGGCAAGATATTCTCGGAAGCTACGGAAGTTATACATTTAAAGCAAAGAAATTCAGTACAAGAGTTGGCGTACGTTTTGAACATACACAATCAAGCATTAAATACAAAATTCAAACCGATAGGAATTTCACTCCGCCTTCATTTAACAACTTAGTTCCTTCCATTAATTTTAATTATAAAATGACAGATATGTCAAATATAACATTGAGTTACACACAACGGTTAAGCCGTCCTGATATTTGGTATCTCAATCCATTTGTTGATAATTCAAATCCATACAATATACAAGTAGGAAATCCAAAACTTGATACGGAAATAAGCAATTCTTTTAATTTAAGTTACGGATATTTCAACTCAAAATTCAATCTGAATTCCAGTGTCTACTATTCGTTTACAAACAATGCTATTGAAGAAATCAACCAATTAAAAGGTGACACAATCATATCAACGTATGAAAATATCGGGATAAATAGAAGTACCGGACTTTCCACTTATTTCCGCTGGCAAGTTACTCCAAAAATGAATATGTTTTTCAATGGGAATACATCATACAATTATTTGGATGACGGAAAAGGAACAAAAAATGATGGTGTAAATTACAACGGCAACTTCGGAGGAGGATATAATTTCCCAAAAGATTGGGCTTTAAATTTATATACAGGAGTATTTAAACGTGGCGTTACATTGCAAGGTGGAGGTGGATTTTTTGCCTATTACGGTTTAAATATCACAAAATCGTATATGCAAAAGAAGTTGAATATTTCGCTGCGCCCGGGTATGTTTTTACAGAAATACATAAAATTCTCCAGCTACACCGAAACGGAAACTTACAGGGCTGATAATACATACAGGCGTCTCGCGCCCAATATAAGATTAAATATCAGTTACCGTTTCGGAAAAATGAAAGAACAAATAAAAACCGCCAAAAATACCATTAAAAACGATGATGTAAAATCCGGCGGAAGTAACAACAATTCAGGAGGTACCGGAAATTTATAA